The Nostoc cf. commune SO-36 genomic sequence CTGTACCGAGCTTTTTCATAAATCAAATATTAGTCCTATATTAGTTATCAGTCTCAAAATAAATCTAATTTTTTCTTAAACGGCTTAACATCCAATCAAATCTTGTTCCAGCCAGTGCCATGTTATCTAATATATTAGAATCCAGTTCATCCTCATATTCAACATTTTCATCCAGTGATTGACCTTTGCTATAAATGCGTCTGCCATAACCAAGCCTACTGAACATTTCCTGTAATCGATTTGCAAGCAAGGTAGCAATCACCCGATAAAATCGAGAAGCAAAACCTATATCCTGTTGTAATTTTGCTGCTAATTGTTGTCGAGGAATTGACAATACAAGCGAGTCTCCAATAGCCCTGACAGTTGCAAAAGGCAAACGGGTATCAATGAAAGCTGTTTCTCCGACGATTTCGCCCTTAGATAATCTTGCTATCTCTCTACTTCTAGTTTCGTCACCCTCTAAAGCTGCAAAGGCGCGAGTTAAAGGATTACGTTCATCCTCAGAAACAGAAACTGTCATTGTTCCATCCAGGAGGATATACAGTGCATCCACAGGCCCTCCCTCACGGATGAGTACTGTGTTAGCGGCAATTTTTTGGCTAGTACCTGTAGCAATCAACCAATCGATGTCGCTATCATGCAATTGTTCTAAAACAAATAGCATATCTCTGAGCGTATTGCTCTTAACAAGTTTGCTATGACCAAGTTGAGTGATTCTGTTTGCAAGTAGAATAGCGATCGCTCGATAAAATCGAGATGCAAAACCAATATCCTGCTGCAATTTTGCGGTCAATTGGTGCCGAGAAATCGATATTACCACCGATTTTTCAATTGCTTCAACAGTGGTAGCAGCTGGACGGACATTAATAAACGGGATTTCTCCTACTATCTCACCACTTGAAATCCGCGCAATCTCTCGTCCTAATGTTTCGCTATCCTCCATCGCTGCAAAAGCTCGATCCAGAGGATTGTTTGTAGCCTGCGAAACAGTAATTGTGAATGTTCCATCCAGTATGATGTGTAGGATATCCAGGGCTTTTCCTTGCTGCACAAGGATAGTGCCAGCAGGTATTTCCTTTTTACGACCCGTAGCGATCATCCAATTGATGTCGCTATTATTCAATTCCTTAAGTAGAACTTCTGTCATAACTCATATAAATTTAAGTTCAGTTTTTGGATGCTCCGCTTGCCCCTCTGTGAGAGTTGTCGGCAATTGGTCTAAAATTTTTTGGATGTAGGAATGCGCCTGAGAGTCAGCCAATTCTTCTAATGTCAAATAAGTCAAAACTATTAACATAATTGGTTGACTATTGATAGTTCTTAACTCGCCTCCATGTTCAGCATCAAAGCGTTCCAAATTCTCAGCAGCAGACTTCACCAATGCTTGCAGAATCTTAAATGCGCCCTCTGAAAGCGGTGGTTGACCTCGGTAATTTTGCAATCTCCCTCCTTCTCGGTAATCTGGAAATGACTCCAGCCCCAGAAAACGCAAAAACCAATCAGCCCGATAGTGACCGATAGCTGCCACAATACCTCTGTAGTCGGCAATCAGTTCGTCGAGTAGATTATTCCGCATGGAGCCAAATAACCGGTGTGTGAAGTAGTGAGTACATTCATGTTCTAGCCGAATATTTAGGGAAATACGCCGCCATTCTACTTCCGAAAGTCCGATGTCGCTGGCTGAAACATTGCTATAAAAACCGTCGCTCAAAATCATCAACCGATCTTGATAAAGCTGCTTTTGCGGGATTAGTCGCCCAAATTCTTCTAACCAACTACTTTCGGAGCAATTACCAAAATTTTTATCTGACCATTTTTGGCGATACTGGCGAACCCGATCCCAGTTGTTGAAACCAGTAACCATGCAAGCTCCCATAGAAGCGGGGACTGGTAGTGGTTCATTCCGCATTGTTAGCGCCTGTACCAAAGAAACAAAATCTTCTCGGTTCCTGGTGAGTAAAACCGGGATGACTCCAGCCAAGCTTTGATGTAGCATCAACTGAAGTTGTTCGGGTTGCTGCAAAATCAAACCAGTCGCCTCAATCATCCCATCCACTGAAGCACCCTTACGAGTAGCAAAGCGGTATGCCTCTGTTTGGATAATACCTTGGAGTATGGGGAACTTTAACTGTACCAACTTGGTTGATAAAGCTTGAAAAACTCCTACCTCTTGAGCAAAAGTGGCGTATTCTTCCCAAGCGGCTACATGAGGTTCGGGTGGAAGCGGAAACTTAGCGGGGAGTGTTGAAAAACTGCGATCAAAGATGTTTTGATTGTAGGCAAGCAATTCTTCTGTCTCTAAGGCAGTAGCACCATAGGAAGCAAGTACATTGGCACGAAGTTGGTGTTGATTACTCATGGGCGTAGGTGTAGCCCGTCGTAGACATCGCCTCCCACTAATGCCTCTTTTAACTCAACTTGATCCATAATCTGCCGAGCAATTTCTTGCACCGTCTGGCTAAATGGATGGTCAGCGTAACGCAAGCAAAACAAACCACTGCTGGCTAACTGAATTATCTCTTCTGAAAGAGGCACAATACCAGCCACTGGGGTGTTGTAGATTGTCTCCATTTGTTCTCGCAGAGCGTTGAAATCCATTGCTGGTAGCACCTTATTAATTACCAGCAGCATTTTAGACACTTTTAATTTTTTCGCCACCTCCACCGTTACCGCAGTCCCCTGGAAGTCTTGGCGGTCTGGACGCAGGATGACGACTAAGATATCAGAAATAGCGATCGCTAGTAAGGTTTCTTCATTCAAACCAGGGTGAGTATCAATCAACAAATAGTCGAGCTTGAGATAGCGGATTAAATCCTCAAAGCCTTCGTTGAGTTTGCCTACGTCATAACCCTCGCGCAAGATTCGAGAAATTTCCCCTACTTTAATACTGGAAGGAATCAGGTAGAGGCTGCCATTTGCTCTAGATGTCTCCCCTTCCGCATTTAAAGTATGACTAACATCGTAGGCAGCATCTTTAATTACACAGCGCCCCCATAAGTAATCATTGAGGGAGCGATTCATCTTTTCCTCGTCCAAACCAAAAATAATATGAATTCCTGGTGATTGAATATCGGTGTCAATAATACCTACACGTTTTCCAAGACGTGCAATAGTAGCTGCTAAGTTAGCAGTTAAATTTGATTTTCCTGTACCACCACGAAACGAATGAATAGATACAATTTTGGACATAATGCCATACTCCGAACAGTTATCAGTTATCAGTTATCAGTTAGCGCGACCTTTAAGATTTTGTGCTTTTTGGTGTAATTGTTGGAAGTAATCGGTTTCTGTTTCATCATCTTTGACCGTTCGCCCCTTGATTTTTTGCGCTTTTTGTTGCACTTCCTGGAAATAATCTGTCTGTGTGATGTCAGCTACCTGACGTGCCTTTTTCGCTTCGTCAATTTCAACGTTTAATTCCATCACTTGCTGTTTCAACTTTTGCTCTCGCGCCTTCACTTCTTCAGCCATTTGCAGGAAAACGCGCACCAGTTGACCAATATCATCATTCGCGTCAGACACTTTAGCTAACTGATGAGTATCAAAATCATCCTGTTCTACAAGTGATTGTGCTGCTTTTGTTAGGGCACGAATCGGTTTGGCAATACTCCGCGCTAAAATCAAGGCGATGATTGTTGCGATCGCTCCTACTGCGAGTAAGCTGTAGCTGTTCTGCCAAATGA encodes the following:
- a CDS encoding cyclic nucleotide-binding domain-containing protein; amino-acid sequence: MTEVLLKELNNSDINWMIATGRKKEIPAGTILVQQGKALDILHIILDGTFTITVSQATNNPLDRAFAAMEDSETLGREIARISSGEIVGEIPFINVRPAATTVEAIEKSVVISISRHQLTAKLQQDIGFASRFYRAIAILLANRITQLGHSKLVKSNTLRDMLFVLEQLHDSDIDWLIATGTSQKIAANTVLIREGGPVDALYILLDGTMTVSVSEDERNPLTRAFAALEGDETRSREIARLSKGEIVGETAFIDTRLPFATVRAIGDSLVLSIPRQQLAAKLQQDIGFASRFYRVIATLLANRLQEMFSRLGYGRRIYSKGQSLDENVEYEDELDSNILDNMALAGTRFDWMLSRLRKN
- a CDS encoding MinD/ParA family ATP-binding protein, whose translation is MSKIVSIHSFRGGTGKSNLTANLAATIARLGKRVGIIDTDIQSPGIHIIFGLDEEKMNRSLNDYLWGRCVIKDAAYDVSHTLNAEGETSRANGSLYLIPSSIKVGEISRILREGYDVGKLNEGFEDLIRYLKLDYLLIDTHPGLNEETLLAIAISDILVVILRPDRQDFQGTAVTVEVAKKLKVSKMLLVINKVLPAMDFNALREQMETIYNTPVAGIVPLSEEIIQLASSGLFCLRYADHPFSQTVQEIARQIMDQVELKEALVGGDVYDGLHLRP
- a CDS encoding DUF7005 family protein, with protein sequence MSNQHQLRANVLASYGATALETEELLAYNQNIFDRSFSTLPAKFPLPPEPHVAAWEEYATFAQEVGVFQALSTKLVQLKFPILQGIIQTEAYRFATRKGASVDGMIEATGLILQQPEQLQLMLHQSLAGVIPVLLTRNREDFVSLVQALTMRNEPLPVPASMGACMVTGFNNWDRVRQYRQKWSDKNFGNCSESSWLEEFGRLIPQKQLYQDRLMILSDGFYSNVSASDIGLSEVEWRRISLNIRLEHECTHYFTHRLFGSMRNNLLDELIADYRGIVAAIGHYRADWFLRFLGLESFPDYREGGRLQNYRGQPPLSEGAFKILQALVKSAAENLERFDAEHGGELRTINSQPIMLIVLTYLTLEELADSQAHSYIQKILDQLPTTLTEGQAEHPKTELKFI